The Lolium rigidum isolate FL_2022 chromosome 1, APGP_CSIRO_Lrig_0.1, whole genome shotgun sequence region AGCCCGTGTTTTTCAGGtttaaatgcataaaaacgacctTTTCTGCAAACATATGAGTAAAACTGGTATCCAATAGAAGTACACCTGGATCTTGCCAATAAATTAATTactcaaaataaaaataaggaaaataagaAGTATCTAATGAATCTATCCCTACACATTTTAAGTACCAACCAAATTAAGTAGAAGCTTCTAATGATATATAAACAATCATCACCGTTTGAGGCTTATAAGGTATGCGATGAAAACTTTCCTACATCTAATCTTACATAAGGCTTAATGATCTTGCAAAAGTAAAAAATCTTAAACTAAATATTACAAAAGGAGAACCGTTTTTGCCGGTCGTTATTGAGCAATAATAAATTCTAAAATCAGAGAGGCAAACACATGCATCCAATGAAACTAGGCCTACATTTAACCAGTCAAATAGACATTCTTACTTGGGTCGACCACTCTCGTTCTCTCTCCCCGACCCTCCGAAACTTTTCACCTCCCTCTCCTAAGATCTGGGCCGCTAGGGCCCTCCCCTCTATTCTCATGCAGCCACTAGCGTCAAGTTGAGCGAGGGACTTTTCACTATACAACAATAGTAGGTGGGTATATGGTTTGTTTCCTATATAGAGTCTATTGCTATATCGCATCTGGTCTTTTTTCTCCTCCTTATGGTGCTTCGGTAGCTGATGCCATATGTGATGAGTAGCTTGGCTGCTAGAGACTTGATATTTCAGCTCAATGTGGTATGTGGATTCCACGACCGTGGCCAAGGTCCGAGTTCCCCTTTTGTTGCTTGTCGTGGCGACAAGGAAGAAGGGGGATTCGACGCCTGCTACTAGTGGTGGTCGAGACTGCAATTAGCGAGCAGTGGTGCTTTTCTCGAGAGTTTCCTCATGATGACGGATCCGTTGTCGTCCTTCGTGGCTAACAGACGACCACTCCCACCTTTAGCGTCAGCTACGCCTGCTTCTTCCAGCCAGCGCCTGATGAACTATTTCAACCTCTAGGCTGCCATGCCATTTCAGAGCCCCACATCAAGCTCCAACCTTCCCatcccaagtggtttcgtccgaGGTGATGTTGTATTTGGCCGCGCTTAGTTGCAAAATCGTCTTGGTGGAGATGAAGGAAGACTTGATTGCTATTTTTAGTTTACTTCTAAGGCCATTTATGCAAACCGTAAGGGCTTATTTATATTTTAATATTTTCATGAGGCCCTATATGTAACACGATAATCAATAAGTTGTTGCTCCTTGGAACTGTTCCCCtgctgaaaagaaaaaaaaacccagTCACCAAATGAACTAATGGCCTAAATGATATATTAAATTAATTTAAATAAAAACCAAAGCTTGGCATTTTCAGATAAGAAAAGAAGTTTGTTATGAGAAAAAAATGGAGCAATAAAAAGGAGGAAGAGTGCGGCCGTCCACTTCCAACTGCGGTGGGGGACTCGTGAATCCAATTCCCCACCCACCCAGCACAATTCACAATCAATCCAGTCCTACTCCTATTCCCGCAGCTTCCTCTGCCTCCTCTCCCCTTTCTTTGCTTCCTCCCCGCTAGCTCCAGTCCTCGTTTCGGGTAGCCATGGCGGCCGCGATGCAACTCAACACCCTCATGTCCAACATGTTCGCCACGGTGAGCGCCTTACTCTTTCCTTGCCATTTGAGCGGAATTTTAGTTTCTCCGGAGCAGGCCCGATAGGAAAGTGTTGGGGAATTTGATGCTTTTTTGCTTTGTCGTTGCTTTGCTGGGGTTAGGGTTTGCTGGACGATCAGTTCCAGCAGCTGCAGATGCTCCAGGACCCGAGCGCACCGGACTTCGTTGCCGAGGTCGTCACGCTCTTCTGCGAGGACGGCGAGCGGATCATCGGCGAGCTCGCCAAACTGCTGTACGTGTGCTTCCTCTCCTCGCCCGCTTGCCATGTCCTGTTTGATCAGATGTTTGATTCTTTGCTTGGGGATTTGGTCGCTGTGTGCGTGTGCAGGGATAAGCCAGCTGTGGACTTCGACAAGGTGGATGCTTTTGTGCATCAGCTCAAGGGCAGCAGTGCAAGGTGAGGCTCTTTTCTTTTATGTCTTGTTCATATGTGTTCCTGCAGTAGCATAGGAACGATGGCTGTTGCTGGTGACGCAAATCGGGTGTTAGATCCCCGTAGAACGGAAGGAGGTAGATTCATTGTAAGGCGTCCCAGTCATCTTGGGGGAGAATCATCGCCCAATTCATCTTTGTACTTGTTTTATGCAGTAGATCCGGCGAACGTGATCCATTTCTCGTATCGATAGGATGGCCCAAGAGTATAGATTGGCATAGTTCCATTATGAGTGGCGTTTCCGATCAATATGTGGCGTGACGAGATCTGTTTGTCGTTTGTAGTGATTTATCATGTACATCCGACAAACTTGATCCGCTCCGTACACGTTGGTGGCATCTTCCAATTAATTTGGGGAGAGGTTGACATCCTTTTGGCCGTTGTACTGTTTATAATTTAGATACGGCAGATCGTTTTGATGTTTTACTGTTTTGTGATTTAGATCCGACAAAACGACAGTTTGGCTGTCTTACTGTTTTTTATGTTTAGCCACTGTACTGCTTTATGGTTTAGATCTGACAAATCATTTTGTCGTTGTACTCTCTGTCACTTATAACCTACAAACCATTTAGCCGTTGTAGACCCAacaaactgttcttccaattaaaTTTTGAGGGGTTGACATTGTCGTGTTTTAAACTAGTTAGGATAGTTTTGCACGCTCCGCCTTTGTTTCGGACCAAAAATAGCAAatccttttgtttttttgtttgttttggggaTTTGTTGCGATGGTATAGGTTCACAAACCATGGTATTTGTAGTTTCATGCATAAGATTTGCTAGAGTTAAACATTAAATATTTATGGAAATAAATTATTATAGAAAGTTATTTTATTATGCTTAGAAACTAGTAATATTGTTGTGCTTAGGAACTCAAATTATTATGCACAAACTTCACTTAAGATTCAGTTACGTTTGTGGTGTTCATGTGATTTCTATGGAATCGAAGTTTGTAAGCCTATGAGTCCACATGTCTTTGCTTACCCTGGGCTTTCTTACATGTTTCCTTAAAGAAATTTGGTGGTAGTTTCTTAATCGTATAGCATTGCATGTTGCAGTGTTGGTGCTCAGAGAGTGAAGAATACCTGCATTCAGTTCCGTGAGTTTTGTCAGGGGAAGAGCAGAGATGGGTTAGTACCTTGTATCATTATGTCACAATATTGTACTTTCTATCATTGTCTTTGAAATCTTCATACTAAATGTGGGTTAGCGTGATCGTCCTTGTTATTAGTGTTATGAGAACTGAatgctagctcagtggcaaggctagcgagtgcgcagccagcccacccgggtttgAATCCCCACCTAGCGGTAGTTTCGCTGGGAGGGGCGGGCTAAAAACCGGGTTATCATCCATAGCGTCCATCTGGGAGActctcatcctacctaacaacgtatagccaagggagggatcattcccccatTGGTCAACGTTATTAGTGTTATCAGGGTATTTATCAATAGAGAAAATCCCCAATTTAGTCTATGAAGTTGCCCTGGATGTGCATTTTGGTCACGAACTTGCAAATTGTGAATTCTGGGTCAGGAAGTTGCCCCGCACGAGGGCTTTGGTTACTCTGTCATGCTGGCCGTTAGTTTGCTGACATGGTcaaatgtttttttttcaaattgcCCCCTAAAATTTGTTTTTTCTAATTTTTAGTCCTCGGTTTGACCTTTTGAGGGGGAGATTTGCAAAAAAGTTAGTTGGCCACATCAGCAAACTAACATTGGCTGTAAGAGAATGACCAAAACGCTCGCGCGGGGCAACTTCTTGACCCAAAATTCACGATTTGCAAGTTCGTGACCAAAGCACACATACGGGGCAACTTCATAGACCAAATTGGAGATTTTCTCTTATCAATACAATTGCATGTACATCGCTTTTGTAAACTGCTAAATTTGTTCAGTCTTTACAGACATAAAGATTTGGCTGACTCTACTGAGCTTGTTTGGGTTAGGATTGTAACTGTTCCAGTACACTTTCTACTCAATCGTATACTTTACGAATGCTATATATGTAGGAAACTATTCCAAAGCATGTTTACAGGACTGGCAGTATACCCCGTTTATTATAGCATTTAGATCTCTGAAAAGGAAACTAAGTTCCAACTTCTCTGAATATTGCACAACTATCTAGTAAATAAACATATAACTTCTGTGTTAATTTGGGCTCCACTGAAAATGTTTCGATCTGCCAGTTGATGTTAATTCTAGAACAGAGGCGTTGTTTTTTTGATACAGTTACCCTCGACTCTGTAGTTTATTTTCAGTGGAGCCAAGTGTATCTTTTGTAAGGAAGTATGTCCAGGGTGACATTCATAAGGCTCCACCTCAGCAACTGTTAAGATAATCCTGCCAGTACAAAAATTATTCTTAGGACGTCAAATTGTACCAGCCATGAGCATTTTTCAGTACTTATTAACATGCTCCTTCCGTGAGCTGGTAATGCAGAGGGGCTTCATAACTTACTTAACTGTTTTCCTTGTCAGGTGCCTGAAGACACTGGATGCTGTGAGGAATGATTTCTATGATCTGCGCAGCAAGTTTCAGACCATGCTTCAggtattatcttttttttttctgaaacccGTGTCAAACTCGCAGTAGTATTGCAGTAAACTGGAGTTGCCATCtttgaaggaaatattttttattCCAATGTTCGCTTGTTTTGCAAAATATAACTAGAGAGAAGACAAGATGCTAATGGAATGGATTCAGTTAGTTTGCTGCAATACAACATACGAAAAGCATGTTAATGAAATGAATGCAGTTAGTTTGCCTGTCAGACGTTAAATTACTAGTGATAACTGCGGAAGATAAACAAACATGGACATTgccatcttcttttctttttatgtAAATCTCTATGGCCTTTGCAGTGCTAAATTGTTAGTTGTACTCATAGACACCACTTGGTGTTTAGAGCAGTATTTAGGGCTACTGGAGACATGAGTTGAAAACTACTGTTTTGGGTATGTCTGATATCTGAATCTTAGCTTCATGTTGCTTGAAAAGGCCTCTCAATTTCCCACAGCATTGATAGACTTAATGTTTTGTTCTCTTATCTGGATGATGGACATAATCAGTACTGTCACTTAGTTCTTAACTCTTTCGTCGTTCTTAGTAACTTCATGTTCTTGTGATGCTAGTTTTTTTGTAATGGTTTAGGCAACTGACCAGTTCTGTTTTTCAATGCAGCTGGAGCAGCAGGTCCAGGCCTCCTTCTATCCTAAGCAGTAAGCTCGAACAACAGAGTGGGAATCGCATGTTCTGGCGGCACTGCTGCCTTTGAAGTCATAGAACATGCTCAACTAGCTTTTATCTTGGAGTCGTTTGCTTCTGTGTGGTCGTCCGTAGCTTCTTAGCAGCAAGCTGGTCATTTAGTGTCATCGATGTCTCTGTTACTGTTGGTAGTGTCGTTCTGAATTCTCAATGGTCAAATAACAATCATCTGCCGGCGCTTTGCGGATTGTCAGTGGTTAATCTGGCTGCTCAGTTCCAGCCAGTTTCTAGGTCGTAGGTCTGCAGTGTAATCTTGACATAGTCGTGCCTTGTTGGTCGGTGGATTGGCTGTGGTTGTATGTTGTGGAGAACATTGTGATGTTAATCTAATGTAAAGTTACTGTTTGTTGTTGGAAAAAATGTGTGTACCATGATACAGCATACAACATACAATTACTCAGTTCAAGTTATTTTCTATTTGATCCCAGGTGGGATTTAACATTATTCGCGATTTTGTCCCTTATGATTCTTCCAGAGTGCAGAAATAACATGCTGGTTCTGTGTTAGCGATATGGAAACAGTTCAATACCAGGACGAGGGAACATTGTCAGCAACAGGTACCTCTGCCTCCTTCGGAAAGACAAGAATGATTTGAGATTCAGAGATACTTATGTTGCTCTCCACACAAAAGATGAATACATGACCCTGTGCTTTTTTCTACAGATCACAGTTGGCAGGTAAGTGATGGACATGCTGGAAGACCAAGATCAAGTGCTCACCTGATGGAGAAGCTTTTGATGCTATATCTTTCTTTGATGTCTCTCACATCCCTTCTGCAATTTCTGGAACTTATTCATAGAGTCTGGCTCCACCATATCCCATCTCATCGAAATTCTGAAGGTGCACACTCTCTTTCGCCATCCCAGCTGCTATATCTACAGATGTTGAATTACTAGCTGCacatgtttatttttttctttgagaAGTAGCTGGAGAGCTGTTAATTTCGTTCATCACAGGAGAGCTACTGCAAAAACCAAAGAGCCAAAAGGGTTGAAGAAAGGAAAACTTCCAGGGGCAGGCATCCTCCTTCTCAAAACATTAGTAGAAGCCTACCTACTCCATTAAGAAAAGAAGTAGAAGCCCATAACCTACCGTCCTGATTCCCCGTCCCGACTTCTGCACTGAAATAAGTCCATAACAAAAAAAAAGACTATTCTTGGTCACTCCTGGAGGGGGCGGAATCTACTTTTGCCGCACCATCCGTCTAGCCAGGGTAGCTGCCACTGCAGGTCGTGGCCATGGCCTGTCTGGTGTACTCAGCTCCACCATATAGTCTAGGACTAAATTTGTTCCACCACTTGCCACACTTGAGTGGGCCTTCACGGTTTATCCAGAAATTATTGATGGGCCTAGCCCAAAGTTCACCCTGGGAGGTCAATTTTTCGGATATCTAGCCAAAAATATATCTAATTTCTAGAAGTTTAAACGGACTGAACCACGGTGTTTTGGTCTTCCACCACACTGATTTCACATGAGAGATACTGGACTAGAAAGAAAGGAGCGGTTGTTGATATAGGAGCAGTAATGAGCACATCTGTAAACAAAAGATGCATGTATATAAAGACCGTGCAAATAGGCTGGCAGACGattagaaaagcaaaggttgTGAGCTCTGCTGTCCGCTCCTTGGGTCTCTTGTCTTTTTTAGCCAAGGTTGCAAGCTATGATGTCTGGTCGTTGCTTGGCTTCAGACAAAACCAAGAAGGGTCTCTGGTCTTTGCACAACTGGACAAGAATATTAACTAGGTAGATGCCTGTATTTGCCAAGCTCCAGATATTTGGCACATGTAAATAAAAGAATATTGTTGTTGTATGAGCAGTAATGagcacatgtggaaacaaaagatGCATGTATGTGACCATCCAAATAGGCTGGCAGGTGATTAGAAAAGTAAAGGTTGCAAGCTCTGCTGTCCGCTCGTTGGGTCTCTTGTCTTTTTAGCCAAGGTTGCAAGCTATGATTCCGGCCCATTGCTTTGCTTCAAACAAATCCAACAACCGTCTCCTGTCTTTGCACAATTAGACAAGATTAATTCGTCTCTAGTAATAAATACTAGCTCCAATTAATTGTTGAATACTGCTGGCATTTCTTTTGTCTCTAGTAATAAAGCAGTAGTAGAATTTGCAGACATGTATTCTTGCACTTCAAAGAAATTTCAAACATTGCTTACGTCATTCATGACAATAGATACTCAAGTTAATTGGGAACATACACGTATTATGCAATAAACcgatatttttctaataataaattaAGGAGATCTCTTCTTTAAATCACTGTGGAAGACAGGCTTATCTTTAGTCCCATAACAATCGACGCGGTTTAAGGCTTAAAAGTTATGAAATTAAACTCTTCCTACGCCCTGTCAATCATATAACTTAAGACTTAATGATCTCATAAAAATAAAACAACTAAAACTTAACATTCTGAAATGAGAACTGTTTCCCCATTTTTATTGCGCAAAAATATATTCTAATATTTGATAGGAAAATAAAAGGTATCCAATGAAACTATGCTTACATTTGACCAGTCAAATAGACAAAGGGCCTAAATGATCTAGTACAATAATTTAAAATTAAATCTAAACTTGGCATTTCTCAATGAGAAAAGGGTGTGTTATGACAAAAATAATAAATGGGAGACATAAATAGCAGGAAGAGGATAGCTGTCCACTTCCAACCATAGCTGCCATGTTTCCGGAACGGTGGGAACGGGGGACGGATTCGGGGTACGGGAGTCGGTGGCTGTCAAAACCAGGGAACGTAAGGGGTATACATCTCTGGACCGATCCCGTTTGATCGGGGACGCGATCCCATTTGATTCGGTACGGCGAATCCGGAACGATACTGTGGGACGAGGTACGTGAATCTAAACTAGTTGAGACGATAACCCCAGACATGATATTCAGTTAAGGTATACAGGAAGTACAGAACTGAACTTAACATTAAAATTTGAAATTCAGACAAACCAAAGTAACAAAATACTGAACTTAACATTAAAATtcgaaattcgaaattcaagtccTCCGAACTTTCCTTGGTGGTTCAACTTCAGCAGGTTCATCCTCCAAGCTAGCCCAACGCAGCTGCTCAAGCTTCAAGCTTGAATCCTCCAACAAACTATTATCAGGATCAACATCCCACTTATAATGTGGACCTGAATTATAGCCCTCTGAAAACCTTCTCTTAAGACGCTCATTTGCATGAATGTAGACAAGTTTATCAGCTGTCTTTGCGTTCAGAGGGTTTCTCTTCACACTATGTATGAATGAGTAGGTACTCCAGTTTCTTTCAGCAGAGGAGCTACTTATTGGTTGAGACAATACTTTCTTTGCCACCTCATTTAAATGTGGAGTTTGTGAACCATAATTGAACCACCAATCTATGGCATTCATAGTGGCAGCATCAGCTTGAACAACTGCCATTGCAAACAAACCTTTCTTCATTATAAAGGTGTTAAACTCCTCACGCAAAAGAGCAAACTCATTTTCATCTTCTGCGATTCTATTTAGAGCATCCATAACACCCTGGATAACCTCAGTGTCCTCGTTTGGAGCTTTCCTTTGACCACCACCAGGAGCAGGAGTTGCAAGATAGGCTTTATCATAATATTTTGGAGAAAGAGCAAAAGCTAAGCAATGAAATGGCCAGTTCATCTTTGCCCACCGCTCAATAATAATTGTCTCAACCTCATTCCAATCATTCCTGTGAGGGTTATCTTCCTTTGTCATGACTTCTTTTATTTGGCCAAGCATGTTGTCCATTTTTTCATATATGTCACCAGCTTTTGGACCTTCTCCATCGCTGAACTTGATCACCATATACAGTGGTTTTGTGATATCAAGGATGACTTGAACTTCATCCCAAAATATTTCATCCATAATATTTTTGACAATGGCATTTGCTGCATCTCTTGTTTGTCCATCAGAAGACTTAACCAACTCTTTCCACTTGTTTGTGACAACTGTAGTTGTAAGTGCCTCTCTCACGTCCATAAGCCTCTTCAGCAAAATATAATGGCTTGCAAATCTAGTTTTTGAGACTTTCAAAAGATCCAACTCGGAATTACCTCTAAAGAGATTTAGAAAGTGCTGGTGGTTCCTAAAGAACTTTACAGTTACTTTCGCAGTCTGATATGTATCAACCATCCAAGCAAACTTatttgcaaaatctttgaacactAGATTCAGTGTATGAACCACACATGGAGACCAGAATATATGCTTATGTACCTATCAAATAAAAAAGAGAAACGCAATTTATGAATACAGTAAAAGTCGATTGGATATATGTAACTGTAACTACTAAAATCAATGCAGCAAACTAGGAAAAAACATACCCTCTGAATTTCTCTTCCTGCAACTTTGCAATTAGATGCATTATCGGTGATGACTTGAAGAACATTGGACGGGCCAATCTCCTCAATGGCTTGCAATAAGAATTGTGCAATGGCTTCACCTGTCTTCACTTCTCCGGAGAAGTCTTCAGCGTATAGAAACATTGAACCACGACTATTTGAGGCCATGACATTTATTAATGGTTTGTTCTTCATATTTGTCCATCCATCAGAAACAACAGAAACACCATGGGTATACCT contains the following coding sequences:
- the LOC124685330 gene encoding uncharacterized protein LOC124685330, with protein sequence MAFGSKRKQLDDENDVEETHGDGADADLGNSGDESAEEEDDSADQGSIKVAKPLHDEVVLLDGPKAKNSGGSRPWRCKHCNKKFTSSYTRIRHHFFGPGPGKPPQIGRCSVANDRAKYKKIYDKYHKAEKGQPSGSVPTKPLEKAFAGMERDAVDVQIMMFLCANGIPFNVLRSPQYYEMVAAIQKAPKGYKPPGYEKARTTLLDACKRKVESDLAPVRDTWYTHGVSVVSDGWTNMKNKPLINVMASNSRGSMFLYAEDFSGEVKTGEAIAQFLLQAIEEIGPSNVLQVITDNASNCKVAGREIQRVHKHIFWSPCVVHTLNLVFKDFANKFAWMVDTYQTAKVTVKFFRNHQHFLNLFRGNSELDLLKVSKTRFASHYILLKRLMDVREALTTTVVTNKWKELVKSSDGQTRDAANAIVKNIMDEIFWDEVQVILDITKPLYMVIKFSDGEGPKAGDIYEKMDNMLGQIKEVMTKEDNPHRNDWNEVETIIIERWAKMNWPFHCLAFALSPKYYDKAYLATPAPGGGQRKAPNEDTEVIQGVMDALNRIAEDENEFALLREEFNTFIMKKGLFAMAVVQADAATMNAIDWWFNYGSQTPHLNEVAKKVLSQPISSSSAERNWSTYSFIHSVKRNPLNAKTADKLVYIHANERLKRRFSEGYNSGPHYKWDVDPDNSLLEDSSLKLEQLRWASLEDEPAEVEPPRKVRRT
- the LOC124685331 gene encoding histidine-containing phosphotransfer protein 1-like; the encoded protein is MAAAMQLNTLMSNMFATGLLDDQFQQLQMLQDPSAPDFVAEVVTLFCEDGERIIGELAKLLDKPAVDFDKVDAFVHQLKGSSASVGAQRVKNTCIQFREFCQGKSRDGCLKTLDAVRNDFYDLRSKFQTMLQLEQQVQASFYPKQ